From Streptomyces sp. TLI_105, the proteins below share one genomic window:
- a CDS encoding YggT family protein, with product MGVALQVVYIVLMCFLVLLIVRLVMDYVFQFARSWQPGKAMVVVLEATYTVTDPPLKLLRRLIPPLRLGGVALDLSFFVLMIIVYILISIVSSFAR from the coding sequence ATGGGCGTCGCACTACAGGTGGTCTACATCGTGCTGATGTGCTTCCTCGTCCTCCTGATCGTCCGGCTTGTCATGGACTACGTCTTCCAGTTCGCCCGTTCATGGCAACCCGGTAAGGCGATGGTGGTCGTCCTTGAGGCCACCTACACTGTCACCGATCCACCGCTCAAGCTTCTGCGGCGACTCATCCCGCCGCTGCGTCTCGGGGGCGTGGCACTCGACCTGTCCTTCTTCGTTCTGATGATCATCGTTTACATCCTGATCTCCATCGTGAGCAGCTTCGCGAGGTGA
- a CDS encoding DivIVA domain-containing protein, which produces MPLTPEDVRNKQFTTVRLREGYDEDEVDAFLDEVEAELTRLLRENEDLRAKLAAATRAAAQNQQQGMRKPPEPQDRPGGPGAPVPAAISGPPQQQQQMGPPQLPSGAPALPAGPMQGGPMQGGPMGPGPMQGGPMQGGPMGPGPMQGGPMGHPQQQMQPQMQQQPQQGPGGDSAARVLSLAQQTADQAIAEARSEANKIVGEARSRAEGLERDARAKADALERDAQEKHRVAMGSLESARATLERKVEDLRGFEREYRTRLKSYLESQLRQLETQADDSLAPPRTPATASLPPAPSMASAGASAPSYGGNGAMGGAPSMGGAPSYGGQQQMSPAMTQPMAPVRPQAPQPMQQAPAPMRGFLIDEDDN; this is translated from the coding sequence ATGCCGCTGACCCCCGAGGACGTGCGGAACAAGCAGTTCACGACCGTCCGCCTTCGAGAAGGCTATGACGAGGACGAGGTCGATGCCTTCCTCGATGAGGTCGAAGCCGAACTGACCCGCCTGCTCCGCGAGAACGAGGACCTGCGCGCCAAGCTGGCCGCCGCCACGCGTGCCGCCGCGCAGAACCAGCAGCAGGGCATGCGCAAGCCCCCGGAGCCGCAGGATCGTCCCGGCGGTCCCGGCGCACCCGTGCCCGCCGCCATATCCGGACCGCCGCAGCAGCAGCAGCAGATGGGCCCGCCGCAGCTGCCGTCCGGTGCCCCCGCGCTGCCCGCCGGTCCCATGCAGGGCGGCCCCATGCAGGGCGGCCCCATGGGCCCCGGCCCGATGCAGGGTGGCCCCATGCAGGGCGGCCCCATGGGCCCCGGTCCGATGCAGGGCGGCCCCATGGGTCACCCGCAGCAGCAGATGCAGCCGCAGATGCAGCAGCAGCCGCAGCAGGGTCCCGGTGGCGACAGCGCCGCGCGTGTCCTCTCGCTCGCCCAGCAGACCGCCGACCAGGCGATCGCCGAGGCGCGCTCCGAGGCCAACAAGATCGTCGGCGAGGCGCGTTCGCGCGCCGAGGGCCTGGAGCGGGACGCCCGCGCCAAGGCGGACGCTCTTGAGCGGGACGCGCAGGAGAAGCACCGCGTCGCGATGGGCTCCCTGGAGTCCGCCCGCGCCACGCTGGAGCGCAAGGTCGAGGACCTGCGCGGCTTCGAGCGCGAGTACCGCACGCGTCTGAAGTCCTACCTGGAGTCGCAGCTGCGTCAGCTGGAGACCCAGGCGGACGACTCGCTGGCTCCGCCGCGCACCCCGGCCACGGCCTCGCTGCCGCCGGCCCCGTCGATGGCCTCCGCGGGCGCGAGCGCGCCGTCCTACGGCGGCAACGGCGCGATGGGCGGTGCGCCGTCCATGGGTGGCGCTCCCTCCTACGGCGGCCAGCAGCAGATGTCCCCCGCGATGACCCAGCCGATGGCTCCGGTCCGGCCGCAGGCCCCGCAGCCGATGCAGCAGGCGCCGGCGCCGATGCGTGGCTTCCTCATCGACGAGGACGACAACTGA